The Aureitalea marina genome includes a window with the following:
- a CDS encoding adenylate/guanylate cyclase domain-containing protein: MSKFPRITYSSINQDVICEDLTGTILDCSISNQIPHIHECGGHGMCTTCRIRILDGHGNINPRTFKEKEIARSRKWDPSIRLACQCHIQGNVTIQRLVWTSSEINKLQLETVPEGNPEERAVAILFCDIRGFTKLTTEHSSFDVAHILNRFYTVLGEPILLNNGIIYQYVGDEVIGIFGVSGGLRDKNCRDALRAALGMQYAVERLNRIELVDFDVRLRMGIGINFGRAYIGHLGHPKHKQFAVVGDPINTASRIQGLNKKLGTSILISQSVLAGFATDTVEFGKDVSVTLDGHDHETTVYEVIGFKGVDVQLELQRSLDYLLENEDEFADRFYSKVFEIAPEARSLFKKNMLAQGRLLTHMLGGIVYSMSRPEYLNMGLKLLGESHVKYGVTEEHYPVVLKALLDTIAETLGDMYSGKLMKAWEDALTLITSEMKKYAAAVSD, translated from the coding sequence ATGAGCAAATTCCCGAGGATTACCTATTCTAGTATTAATCAGGACGTAATCTGCGAAGATCTCACTGGTACCATCCTAGATTGCTCAATCAGTAACCAAATACCACACATCCACGAATGCGGAGGCCACGGTATGTGTACGACTTGTCGGATCCGCATCCTAGATGGGCATGGCAATATAAACCCAAGGACCTTCAAGGAAAAGGAAATAGCCAGATCTAGAAAGTGGGATCCATCCATCCGTCTGGCCTGTCAATGCCACATTCAGGGAAATGTGACCATTCAACGCTTGGTATGGACCAGTTCCGAGATCAATAAACTACAGCTGGAAACCGTCCCGGAAGGCAATCCGGAAGAACGCGCAGTGGCCATCTTGTTCTGCGACATCAGAGGGTTTACCAAACTAACTACTGAGCATTCCAGTTTTGATGTGGCCCATATCCTAAATCGGTTCTACACGGTTTTGGGTGAGCCTATCTTATTGAACAATGGGATCATTTACCAGTATGTTGGCGATGAGGTCATTGGTATTTTCGGGGTCTCCGGAGGATTAAGAGACAAGAATTGTAGAGATGCTTTACGAGCTGCGCTCGGTATGCAGTATGCGGTTGAACGATTGAACAGGATCGAACTGGTCGATTTTGATGTAAGACTGCGTATGGGTATCGGGATCAATTTTGGACGAGCCTACATTGGTCACCTGGGTCATCCAAAACACAAGCAGTTTGCCGTTGTAGGCGATCCGATCAATACAGCAAGTCGAATCCAGGGACTGAACAAGAAATTGGGTACCAGCATTTTGATCTCCCAATCGGTTTTGGCCGGATTTGCAACCGACACGGTCGAATTTGGAAAAGACGTTAGCGTAACCCTAGATGGTCATGATCACGAGACGACTGTTTACGAAGTAATCGGATTCAAAGGAGTTGATGTGCAATTGGAGCTACAACGATCACTGGATTACCTGCTGGAGAATGAAGATGAATTTGCCGACCGTTTCTATTCTAAAGTATTTGAAATTGCTCCGGAAGCCAGGAGTCTATTCAAAAAGAATATGCTGGCCCAAGGACGTTTACTGACCCATATGCTCGGTGGGATCGTGTATTCAATGAGCAGGCCCGAATACTTAAATATGGGGCTTAAACTGTTGGGAGAGAGCCACGTGAAATATGGGGTGACCGAAGAACATTATCCCGTAGTGCTTAAAGCACTCTTGGATACCATAGCGGAGACCCTGGGAGATATGTATTCCGGCAAGCTGATGAAAGCATGGGAGGATGCCCTTACCCTGATCACCTCCGAAATGAAGAAGTACGCGGCTGCAGTCTCGGACTAA
- a CDS encoding DUF7486 family protein — translation MKAQLQHQVHPLVYLVIILFSSISMAQVLDQDREKLDKPETATPVEIYWNVKAYSPTWGLLRVKAIDKDGNIHDVKAIQDSDDTSLLNVKALVDGQRLPIKLIVKKNDKLYPVKAISQDGTILDIKALTDDGEIIDVKGFSRSGNVIHIRAITAQPIMYRVIAVAPDGTVNRVKGIKMMDQEVETVINGVEVFAHVKALTQN, via the coding sequence ATGAAAGCACAACTTCAACACCAAGTACATCCATTAGTTTATCTGGTCATAATTCTGTTTAGCTCGATATCCATGGCCCAGGTCTTAGACCAGGACCGGGAAAAACTGGACAAGCCTGAAACCGCTACCCCTGTAGAGATCTACTGGAATGTAAAGGCATACAGTCCAACCTGGGGCCTGCTTCGGGTAAAGGCGATTGATAAGGATGGGAACATACATGACGTAAAGGCCATACAGGACTCCGATGATACCAGCCTGCTCAATGTGAAAGCACTGGTGGATGGGCAACGACTACCCATCAAACTCATCGTGAAGAAAAATGACAAATTATATCCTGTCAAGGCCATTTCACAGGACGGTACCATCCTGGACATAAAAGCGCTGACCGACGATGGGGAGATCATCGATGTAAAAGGATTTAGCCGTTCGGGAAATGTGATCCATATACGGGCCATTACGGCTCAACCGATCATGTATAGGGTAATCGCCGTTGCTCCGGACGGTACAGTGAACCGAGTCAAGGGAATTAAAATGATGGATCAGGAAGTAGAAACAGTAATTAACGGGGTCGAAGTATTTGCGCATGTCAAAGCATTGACACAGAACTAA
- a CDS encoding carboxypeptidase-like regulatory domain-containing protein produces the protein MKPLLILALFLSTLTLTAQTEQRFDKLWTEVESLELAGKVRSASKKVEKILAKARRSENGPQMVKAFLYHSKFLLVLDQDPRPYILTQLEVEIDKGDLSTKAVLHSVYAELLEQYLNKYRHKIRNRTPVAGAAAQGNIESWGLDQFYRQIDRHYRMSVQAETALQQADIQQYQLILSGSKVSSKYRPTLFDFLSHRAIAYYKKGKWDGQRPKERFRMNDPVVFQPTDVFLKAEFKTPDSLLSNRNVLKFYQGLEKFHQSRDTSAYLDVVLKRMQFASRRSQVENSGDLYKQALEKLANNYRSHEASAMIQFQLASFLYEQSKSYAASLRPGFELYRIKAVELCDLATSSYPNSDGGTSCAFLRKTITAPQLELTAEQYVIPDKPFLVKVESQGVDSLFLAAYKVSQGSLKGLNRYHRDSLVDHLIKTQQPLRLRKYALKQMKDYYSHTTEVDFSPLPAGNYVLTAAVRSVEDSVAHIFSYDQVGVSRLVMLSKDLNDGIMFRVVDRETGLPVEKAHISLVNPDYFGSGQTDKTGSFHLKKDDKYHRNLNLLIHKDGDTLSDQNFSLNRRYLEDEEEDRVAKAFLYLDRSIYRPGQTLYFKGILVEKQKGDYHSVDGVYVNVTIYDSNMEEIKEFRLKTNEYGSIHGQYSIPLSLLPGEFSIEMDQDWGNDEEEDDPYWEDIDDFNYRELSFSVEEYKRPRFEVSIDPYKDAVGLNDSILLSGSAKDLIGSAVADARMKYEISREQAYSYYGGYRGSDAQIISTGQGTTDKDGIFQVPLVTEVDRSVTSWQDAKWIYTLKVDITDLSGETRSANYSIYAGTRQLKLELNAPTRVNGADRAQIKVNSINLNDHPWSSDLKLDIYKLASPERALRKKPWEVVEIPHLSKEEFVRLFPHEPYDSTDARQNWANGQQVLSRSVRAKGETALWMGDMSDWEPGAYQIEVLGVDKKGDTVHQTEQFELYFPELIALSDNQAFQYQLINSDFSKDQEIRLRLKTNFDNLSVKLEAHYQNNPIFSELVQITDGYTDLGIPLKAYYAGQITVNLQYVRHNDIYTQRFDVNLPQANSELRVETTSFRDRLLPDQKETWSFKITGPDGEPSNAEILVSMYDSSLDQFIEHAWNTELQFENFSYYYGPMVESGEMFRTTDFVGVRKFDYNHFYRQLQNYHQLKWFGLDFGSIEGKNRQYLFDLRSRLENPNVERGNISGFILDRSGLPLPGVNVVVKGTNIGTQTDFDGYYTLDAPPGAQLQFSYVGFESIEAKIDGLGTYNLTMDEDLANLDEVVVTAQGIRKEAKALGYSVSTVVNAEMSEEEVLFALSGKAAGVQITNQVAYDMAGTNIVIRGYSSIGQNNDVLFIVDGVPLSKSERLEIDPTEILDFTALKGDTAVALYGTSAKNGVVLITTKSGLKELASVETRDNLKETAFFYPQLLTDSKGEIAFDFDAPQALTKWKFMLLAHTKDIQVGRLEKVAVTQKDISLIPNFPRFFRSGDTVVVKAKINNFSNEKLGGSAILQLKDGLKSVELDPQRIQLDQLKPFSIDKGANVVVEWQFKVPENLAAMEYKIVAKTKEHSDGESGMIPVITNRVLITETRPVWLTAGGKKEYQMEKLVRSESTSQENFALEVEYTENPTWLALKSLPYLIEFPYECAEQTFARYYANALGESIVTSNPEIAQVMEAWKIDDVLNSPLEKNQDLKTALLSASPWATNELTEGQQKQNISRLLDVEQVRQGQLETLAKLKQMQSSSGAFPWFSGGPDNPYITRHIVAGLGQLKFMKVGERNTHLLKAIRINAVNYLDRNFAADYQKRLLAQRDSTKVRPTVSDVHYLYTRSFHLSQHPFQESVKRVVDDFLQKGKQDWLGLSLYEQGLLALVYHRIGDTNMASTIVDALEERVVKSEENGWYWKENRAGWRWFNSQIETQSLLIEVFAEVDQDVKKIEALKQWLVRNKRARSWGTTKATTEAIYAMLHFGESGLEKRSRTRLEVGNQTILAHQLPETEKEAKTGYFKLRWSAQEIEPEMGNITIENRGETSGMGGVYWQYYEDSDRVSASANPALSINRQLYKRRVGPMGEELIPLGQEDSVSLGDLIVSRIEITVAEDMDFLHLKDDRASGLEPVDVLSSYQWNDGVGYYQVTRDQATHFFFDHLYKGTYVFDYQMRANLEGHFSNSVSTLQSLYAPEFSANSEGILVQIID, from the coding sequence ATGAAACCTTTACTGATTCTTGCTCTTTTCCTATCGACCCTTACATTGACAGCACAGACCGAACAGCGTTTCGACAAACTCTGGACGGAGGTCGAATCCCTGGAATTAGCCGGAAAGGTCAGATCTGCAAGTAAAAAGGTCGAGAAGATCCTGGCCAAGGCCCGTCGTTCCGAAAATGGTCCACAGATGGTCAAGGCGTTTCTTTATCACAGCAAGTTTCTGCTTGTTCTGGACCAAGATCCACGACCTTATATACTGACACAACTCGAAGTCGAGATAGACAAAGGAGACCTGTCTACCAAGGCCGTTTTACATTCGGTATACGCGGAACTGCTCGAGCAGTATTTGAACAAGTACCGCCATAAGATCAGGAACAGAACACCCGTAGCAGGTGCAGCAGCCCAGGGAAATATCGAAAGCTGGGGGCTGGATCAATTTTATCGACAAATAGATCGGCACTACCGCATGTCAGTCCAGGCTGAAACAGCCCTGCAGCAAGCGGATATTCAGCAATACCAGCTTATTTTGTCCGGCAGTAAAGTTTCATCAAAATACAGGCCCACACTCTTCGATTTTCTCAGTCACAGAGCCATCGCATATTATAAAAAAGGCAAGTGGGACGGGCAGCGTCCAAAGGAACGTTTCAGAATGAATGACCCGGTGGTCTTCCAGCCAACGGATGTGTTTCTTAAAGCCGAATTTAAGACACCGGATAGCCTGCTTTCTAACCGAAATGTACTTAAGTTCTATCAAGGCCTGGAGAAATTTCACCAGTCCAGAGATACTTCGGCCTATTTGGATGTGGTGCTCAAGCGAATGCAATTTGCAAGTCGTAGATCACAGGTTGAGAATAGTGGGGACCTCTATAAACAAGCCCTGGAGAAACTGGCCAATAATTATCGTTCCCATGAGGCTTCGGCCATGATCCAGTTCCAACTGGCTAGTTTTCTTTACGAACAAAGCAAGTCCTATGCCGCCAGTTTACGACCGGGATTTGAATTGTACCGCATCAAAGCGGTAGAGCTCTGTGATCTGGCTACTTCCAGCTACCCCAACTCGGATGGAGGTACCTCTTGTGCTTTTTTGCGAAAGACCATAACAGCTCCGCAACTGGAACTGACGGCAGAACAGTATGTGATCCCGGATAAGCCTTTTTTGGTTAAAGTAGAGTCGCAAGGGGTCGACAGTTTGTTCCTGGCTGCCTACAAGGTCTCTCAAGGCAGTCTAAAGGGTCTTAACCGATATCATCGGGACAGCCTGGTAGATCATCTTATCAAAACTCAACAACCCCTACGTCTACGCAAGTATGCACTCAAACAAATGAAGGATTACTATTCGCATACTACGGAGGTAGATTTCTCGCCCCTGCCGGCAGGGAACTATGTGCTCACCGCTGCCGTCCGATCCGTGGAAGATTCGGTGGCTCATATTTTCAGTTACGATCAGGTTGGGGTCAGTCGGTTGGTTATGCTGAGCAAGGATTTGAACGATGGAATAATGTTCAGGGTTGTAGATCGTGAAACCGGACTTCCTGTGGAAAAGGCACATATATCCCTTGTTAATCCAGACTATTTCGGATCCGGCCAGACCGATAAAACAGGTAGCTTTCATCTTAAGAAGGATGACAAATATCATCGTAATCTAAATCTGTTGATCCACAAAGATGGAGATACCCTGTCCGATCAAAACTTCAGCTTGAACAGGCGCTATCTGGAGGATGAAGAGGAAGACCGGGTTGCTAAGGCCTTTCTCTATCTGGACCGAAGCATTTATCGCCCAGGCCAGACACTGTATTTCAAGGGAATTCTGGTCGAAAAACAAAAAGGAGACTACCATTCTGTAGATGGGGTTTACGTCAATGTGACCATTTATGACTCCAATATGGAGGAGATAAAGGAGTTTCGGTTAAAGACTAACGAGTATGGTTCCATTCACGGCCAATATAGCATTCCACTTAGTTTGCTTCCCGGTGAATTCTCCATCGAGATGGATCAGGATTGGGGAAATGATGAAGAGGAAGATGATCCATACTGGGAGGATATTGACGATTTTAACTACCGGGAGCTGAGTTTTTCGGTAGAAGAATACAAACGTCCCAGATTTGAAGTAAGCATTGATCCATACAAAGATGCGGTAGGCTTGAACGATTCCATACTGCTCAGTGGGTCCGCGAAAGACCTGATCGGCAGTGCGGTGGCCGATGCCCGGATGAAATACGAAATAAGCAGGGAACAGGCTTATTCATACTACGGAGGTTATAGGGGAAGCGATGCCCAGATCATTTCGACGGGCCAAGGAACAACCGATAAGGACGGGATTTTCCAGGTACCCCTGGTCACAGAGGTGGACCGTTCGGTAACTAGTTGGCAAGACGCAAAATGGATCTATACCCTTAAAGTGGATATTACGGACCTATCTGGAGAAACGAGGTCTGCCAATTATTCGATCTATGCGGGTACACGTCAACTAAAACTCGAACTCAACGCTCCCACTCGGGTCAATGGGGCAGATCGGGCTCAGATCAAAGTTAATTCGATCAATTTGAACGATCATCCCTGGTCCTCAGATCTGAAGCTGGATATATATAAGCTCGCATCGCCGGAAAGGGCACTTAGGAAGAAACCCTGGGAGGTGGTGGAGATCCCTCATCTGTCCAAAGAAGAATTCGTTCGGCTATTTCCACACGAGCCTTATGACAGTACAGATGCCCGGCAGAATTGGGCCAATGGCCAACAGGTCTTATCCAGGTCTGTCAGGGCCAAAGGAGAGACAGCTTTGTGGATGGGTGATATGTCCGATTGGGAGCCTGGAGCTTACCAGATAGAGGTGCTTGGCGTAGATAAGAAGGGGGATACGGTGCACCAGACCGAGCAATTTGAGCTCTATTTTCCAGAACTCATCGCCCTGTCCGATAATCAGGCATTCCAGTATCAACTGATCAATAGTGATTTTAGCAAAGACCAGGAGATCAGACTAAGACTGAAGACCAATTTTGACAATCTGTCGGTCAAGTTGGAAGCTCATTATCAGAACAACCCCATTTTCTCTGAGTTAGTTCAAATCACCGATGGGTATACCGATTTGGGCATTCCACTCAAGGCATATTATGCCGGTCAGATCACAGTGAATCTTCAATATGTTCGTCATAACGACATCTACACCCAAAGGTTCGATGTGAACCTGCCTCAAGCCAACAGCGAGCTGAGGGTTGAAACCACAAGTTTTCGCGATCGGTTGTTACCGGATCAGAAAGAAACCTGGAGCTTTAAGATCACCGGACCGGACGGAGAGCCTAGTAATGCAGAAATATTGGTTTCCATGTACGATTCTTCCCTGGATCAATTCATAGAGCATGCGTGGAATACCGAGCTTCAATTTGAAAACTTCTCCTACTATTACGGCCCCATGGTCGAATCTGGAGAAATGTTCAGAACGACGGACTTCGTTGGGGTCAGGAAGTTCGATTACAATCACTTTTACAGACAACTCCAGAACTATCATCAACTGAAATGGTTCGGGTTGGACTTTGGGTCAATAGAGGGAAAGAATAGACAATACCTCTTCGATCTCAGAAGCAGATTGGAGAATCCCAATGTTGAGCGAGGAAACATAAGCGGATTTATTCTGGACCGCTCAGGTTTGCCGCTGCCTGGGGTTAATGTGGTGGTGAAAGGAACCAATATAGGTACTCAAACGGATTTTGACGGATACTACACCTTAGATGCTCCTCCCGGTGCTCAACTGCAGTTTTCCTATGTTGGTTTCGAATCGATCGAGGCAAAAATAGATGGATTAGGTACCTATAACCTAACCATGGACGAAGACCTGGCAAACCTGGATGAGGTAGTGGTCACAGCTCAAGGCATTCGGAAGGAGGCCAAGGCTTTGGGCTACTCCGTTTCTACCGTGGTTAATGCCGAGATGTCAGAAGAGGAGGTGTTGTTTGCCCTAAGCGGTAAAGCAGCAGGAGTTCAAATCACCAACCAGGTGGCCTACGACATGGCTGGGACTAATATAGTTATCCGGGGTTACAGCAGTATAGGTCAGAATAATGACGTTCTGTTTATCGTGGATGGGGTGCCCCTGTCCAAGAGTGAAAGGTTGGAGATCGATCCAACAGAGATCCTGGATTTCACCGCACTCAAAGGCGATACCGCGGTAGCTCTTTATGGAACTTCGGCAAAAAATGGGGTGGTTTTGATCACCACCAAATCGGGCTTAAAAGAGCTTGCCTCAGTAGAAACTCGCGACAATCTGAAAGAAACGGCATTCTTCTATCCTCAACTGCTTACAGATAGCAAAGGAGAGATTGCATTCGACTTTGATGCTCCCCAGGCGCTGACCAAATGGAAATTCATGTTGCTGGCGCATACCAAGGATATTCAAGTTGGTCGTTTGGAGAAGGTGGCGGTCACTCAAAAAGACATCAGTCTTATTCCCAACTTTCCCAGATTCTTCCGATCTGGAGACACGGTGGTTGTCAAAGCCAAGATCAATAATTTTTCGAATGAGAAATTAGGAGGTAGCGCGATCTTGCAACTCAAGGATGGCTTGAAGTCTGTGGAGCTGGATCCCCAGCGAATCCAACTGGATCAGTTGAAGCCCTTTTCCATTGATAAAGGGGCCAACGTGGTGGTAGAATGGCAATTCAAGGTACCTGAGAACCTGGCCGCAATGGAGTATAAGATTGTAGCTAAGACCAAAGAACACAGCGATGGGGAGTCTGGGATGATTCCTGTGATCACAAATAGGGTCTTGATAACTGAAACCCGTCCTGTCTGGTTAACCGCGGGAGGAAAGAAGGAGTATCAAATGGAGAAATTGGTCCGATCAGAATCGACGTCTCAAGAGAATTTTGCCTTGGAAGTGGAGTATACGGAGAATCCTACCTGGTTGGCACTGAAGTCGCTACCCTATCTGATCGAATTCCCATACGAATGTGCGGAGCAGACATTTGCTCGCTACTACGCCAATGCTTTGGGGGAGTCCATTGTGACGAGTAACCCGGAAATTGCTCAGGTTATGGAAGCCTGGAAGATTGATGACGTTCTCAACTCACCTCTAGAGAAGAATCAGGATCTTAAGACCGCCCTGCTGTCGGCATCTCCATGGGCGACTAATGAGCTTACCGAAGGTCAACAAAAACAGAACATATCCAGACTATTGGATGTAGAGCAAGTAAGACAAGGACAATTGGAAACTTTGGCCAAGTTAAAACAGATGCAATCTTCCTCGGGAGCGTTTCCGTGGTTCTCAGGAGGCCCTGATAATCCCTACATTACCCGTCATATAGTCGCTGGCCTCGGGCAATTAAAATTTATGAAGGTTGGAGAACGGAACACCCATTTGTTGAAAGCTATCAGGATTAATGCGGTGAATTATCTGGATCGGAATTTTGCTGCGGATTATCAGAAAAGACTTCTGGCACAGCGTGATTCTACCAAGGTCCGACCAACTGTTTCGGATGTGCATTATTTGTACACAAGATCATTTCACCTGAGTCAGCATCCATTCCAAGAAAGTGTCAAAAGAGTAGTTGACGATTTTCTGCAAAAAGGAAAGCAAGACTGGCTTGGTCTTTCACTATATGAGCAAGGATTGTTAGCCTTGGTCTATCACCGCATAGGCGATACAAACATGGCCAGTACCATTGTCGATGCACTGGAAGAGCGAGTTGTAAAGAGCGAAGAGAACGGCTGGTATTGGAAGGAGAATAGAGCCGGATGGAGGTGGTTCAATTCTCAAATAGAGACGCAGTCCCTTCTGATCGAGGTGTTTGCTGAGGTCGACCAGGATGTAAAGAAGATCGAGGCCTTAAAACAGTGGTTGGTCCGCAATAAAAGAGCCAGGTCTTGGGGGACTACCAAGGCCACCACGGAAGCCATATACGCCATGCTGCATTTTGGTGAATCCGGCTTGGAAAAGCGGAGTCGGACCAGGCTGGAAGTTGGCAACCAAACAATACTGGCCCACCAATTGCCGGAAACGGAAAAGGAAGCCAAAACTGGATACTTCAAACTCCGTTGGTCTGCTCAGGAGATCGAACCTGAAATGGGTAATATCACTATAGAAAACCGTGGAGAAACTTCTGGGATGGGAGGGGTGTATTGGCAGTATTATGAAGATAGCGATCGAGTTTCTGCTTCTGCCAATCCCGCCTTGTCCATTAATAGACAACTCTATAAAAGGAGGGTGGGTCCCATGGGGGAAGAACTGATTCCACTTGGTCAAGAGGATTCGGTTTCCCTTGGAGATCTGATCGTTTCACGTATTGAGATCACCGTCGCGGAAGACATGGATTTTCTCCATTTGAAAGATGACAGGGCTTCTGGTCTGGAACCGGTAGATGTACTTTCAAGCTATCAGTGGAATGATGGAGTAGGGTATTATCAGGTGACCAGGGACCAGGCCACTCATTTCTTCTTCGATCACTTGTATAAGGGTACCTATGTGTTCGATTATCAAATGAGGGCCAACTTAGAGGGTCATTTCTCAAATTCTGTTTCTACCCTTCAAAGTTTGTATGCACCAGAGTTTTCAGCTAATTCCGAAGGGATTCTGGTCCAGATAATTGATTAA
- a CDS encoding NmrA family NAD(P)-binding protein yields MKKPNYLIIGGTGKTGRKVVNSLELLNQNVRVGSRSASIPFDWNQSATYGPVLEGMDRVYITYQPDLAVPGAFDAVSELVSIAKSKGVSKLVLLSGKGEVEAERCEQVIMESGLDYTIVRANWFSQNFSENFLLEPVVQGVVALPMAEMKVPYVDTDDIADVVVECLLHEEHNKKIYQLTGNERFTFPEVCELISSATGREIKFIPVTLEEYVQVMKTMDLPEIYAWLIEYLFSHVLTNPDNEIITQDIEMVLKRPAKSFRNYVKLTAASGVWNQAVHLEN; encoded by the coding sequence ATGAAAAAGCCAAATTATTTAATCATCGGAGGAACCGGTAAGACTGGACGAAAAGTGGTCAATAGCCTTGAACTGCTCAACCAAAACGTACGAGTTGGGTCAAGATCCGCATCCATCCCCTTCGATTGGAACCAATCTGCAACTTATGGCCCAGTCCTTGAAGGTATGGACCGCGTTTATATCACCTATCAACCCGACCTGGCGGTGCCAGGTGCTTTTGATGCGGTCAGCGAACTAGTCAGTATCGCTAAAAGCAAAGGAGTTTCTAAGCTTGTCCTTCTTTCCGGGAAAGGGGAAGTAGAGGCGGAACGCTGCGAGCAAGTCATCATGGAATCCGGTTTGGACTACACCATTGTCCGGGCCAACTGGTTCAGTCAGAACTTCAGTGAGAACTTTTTATTAGAACCTGTTGTCCAAGGTGTGGTGGCACTTCCCATGGCCGAGATGAAAGTGCCTTATGTGGACACAGACGACATCGCCGATGTAGTTGTAGAATGCTTGTTGCATGAAGAACACAACAAGAAGATATATCAACTTACCGGAAATGAACGATTTACCTTTCCAGAAGTATGTGAGCTTATTTCTTCGGCAACAGGGCGAGAGATCAAATTCATCCCCGTGACCCTGGAAGAATATGTGCAGGTGATGAAAACAATGGACCTTCCAGAGATCTATGCCTGGTTGATCGAATATTTGTTCAGTCATGTACTGACCAATCCCGACAATGAGATTATCACCCAGGACATAGAAATGGTCCTGAAGCGACCAGCTAAATCCTTCCGGAATTATGTCAAGCTAACAGCCGCTTCCGGTGTCTGGAACCAGGCCGTGCATTTGGAGAACTAA
- a CDS encoding DUF1772 domain-containing protein has translation MELSIKPILLIVTLLTTGLTAGLCFTWGNAVTPGIGKLGTLAYLQSFQEMNRSILNPVFFIVFLGPVVLNIANLIVFRSAAKPVLFLLIGAAIVYFIGLFLVTVLGNVPLNEILDKTDLLSASTEELVQLRERFEKPWNSFHNIRSWSSLTSFLLLAITLLMAGK, from the coding sequence ATGGAACTATCCATAAAACCGATCTTACTCATTGTAACCCTCCTGACAACAGGCCTGACAGCTGGCCTTTGCTTTACCTGGGGAAATGCTGTGACACCAGGGATCGGAAAACTAGGAACCCTGGCTTATCTGCAGTCATTTCAGGAAATGAATCGGAGCATTTTGAATCCTGTATTCTTTATCGTTTTTCTCGGACCTGTTGTTCTAAATATCGCCAATCTGATCGTTTTCCGATCTGCAGCCAAACCGGTACTATTTCTATTGATCGGAGCAGCAATCGTCTATTTTATCGGACTTTTCCTGGTCACTGTTCTTGGCAATGTACCGCTCAACGAAATATTGGACAAAACAGACCTGCTGTCTGCATCGACAGAAGAATTGGTTCAATTGAGGGAGCGGTTTGAAAAACCCTGGAACAGCTTCCACAACATCCGAAGCTGGAGCAGCTTGACTTCCTTTTTACTATTAGCCATTACCCTACTGATGGCAGGCAAATAA
- a CDS encoding DUF5367 family protein, translating into MNYKRALKTAVSIWVMGVLLFVIAAMLPLSDNPELQANISLALAFIPLGWYGAKYYYKKGSTTPVYQLAFLLVFVAALLDALITVPIFFFPMGVDHQTFFGAIEFWLLIAEYAGIVILYDYLNRKKELRTA; encoded by the coding sequence ATGAATTACAAAAGAGCACTCAAGACAGCCGTCAGCATATGGGTAATGGGCGTTTTACTATTTGTCATTGCCGCCATGCTACCACTTTCTGACAATCCGGAACTGCAGGCAAATATCTCACTGGCATTGGCCTTTATTCCTCTGGGATGGTATGGAGCTAAATACTACTACAAAAAGGGTTCTACCACTCCGGTCTATCAACTGGCCTTTTTACTGGTTTTTGTGGCGGCATTGCTGGATGCCCTGATAACTGTGCCAATATTCTTCTTCCCAATGGGAGTTGATCACCAGACCTTTTTCGGTGCCATCGAATTCTGGTTACTAATCGCAGAATATGCGGGCATTGTCATCCTATATGATTACCTGAACCGGAAGAAAGAACTAAGAACTGCTTAA